Proteins co-encoded in one Acidobacteriota bacterium genomic window:
- a CDS encoding L,D-transpeptidase family protein, giving the protein MKAFLIFMALLSLSLVTYAQIKKPEPSAQKPAFSKSTQLIVVTTDDWDKINGTAALYERKNEKSDWKATGDKFPVVLGRSGLGWVREYDVAVNNAPVLGKLFKRICTALKRGDDQVLRQLYSRETLRFLEMGMREEGITKISKYLEDDISDNCFAKNESFIGNEAFASIYGSQFPNGIWVKFVFEDSRWKATNESPGLAALDEGLRTGKSEGDGRSPAGLFPLTESFGTASKPVGVQMPYTKLDEFTECVDDPKSNFYNRIVNRMQVGNFDWKSSEKMLEIGPEYDLGVFVGYNTYPVEKNRGSCIFLHIWKDANSPTAGCTAMERRNLERIVAWLSPAKNPYLVQMPKKVYDSRRKAWKLPKLR; this is encoded by the coding sequence ATGAAAGCATTTCTCATCTTCATGGCTCTCCTTTCCCTGAGTCTCGTTACATATGCCCAGATCAAAAAGCCCGAACCTTCGGCTCAAAAGCCCGCCTTCAGCAAATCGACACAACTGATCGTCGTAACCACCGACGACTGGGACAAGATCAACGGAACTGCCGCTCTTTACGAGAGAAAAAACGAGAAAAGCGATTGGAAAGCAACCGGCGACAAGTTCCCTGTCGTCCTCGGCCGCAGCGGGCTTGGCTGGGTTCGGGAATACGATGTCGCGGTCAACAACGCACCTGTTCTCGGAAAGCTTTTCAAAAGAATTTGTACTGCTCTGAAACGAGGAGATGATCAAGTCCTACGTCAGCTATATTCAAGAGAAACGCTGAGATTTTTGGAAATGGGGATGAGGGAAGAGGGGATAACCAAGATTAGCAAATATCTGGAAGACGATATATCAGATAACTGTTTCGCAAAGAACGAGTCGTTCATTGGTAACGAAGCCTTTGCATCTATCTACGGCAGCCAGTTTCCAAATGGAATTTGGGTGAAATTTGTTTTTGAAGACTCCAGATGGAAGGCGACGAATGAATCACCTGGCTTGGCGGCATTGGACGAAGGTCTCCGAACAGGCAAATCGGAAGGTGACGGTCGATCACCCGCCGGACTGTTTCCGCTGACCGAGTCGTTCGGCACGGCTTCAAAACCGGTGGGCGTTCAGATGCCCTACACAAAACTCGACGAATTCACGGAATGCGTCGACGATCCGAAATCGAACTTTTACAATCGCATCGTCAACCGCATGCAGGTCGGCAATTTTGACTGGAAAAGCTCGGAGAAAATGCTTGAGATTGGGCCGGAATATGATCTAGGCGTTTTCGTGGGGTATAACACGTATCCGGTCGAAAAAAATCGCGGTTCCTGTATCTTTCTCCACATTTGGAAAGACGCAAATTCGCCAACCGCAGGCTGCACCGCGATGGAACGCCGAAACTTGGAACGCATCGTTGCGTGGCTTTCACCCGCAAAAAATCCGTACCTTGTGCAGATGCCGAAAAAAGTATACGATTCACGTCGAAAAGCGTGGAAATTACCGAAACTCAGATAG